The following proteins come from a genomic window of Alosa alosa isolate M-15738 ecotype Scorff River chromosome 2, AALO_Geno_1.1, whole genome shotgun sequence:
- the sh3pxd2b gene encoding SH3 and PX domain-containing protein 2B, whose amino-acid sequence MPRRTVHEVTVQDVQKRRNPSKHYVYLIKVCWSDGSTEVIYRRYSKFFDLQMELLDKFPVEGGQKDPKRRIIPFLPGLFRRVHFYDHMMLKCVVGSVCVQALIQLPVYISQCEEVRVFFETRPEDLNPPSEEPVGKKKSGGDSSGADGLVLDQYVAVTNYEKQESSEISLHVGQVVEVIEKNESGWWFVSSEDAQGWVPATCLEAQDDPDDFSMPGEEEEKYSVIYPYAARDQDEIDLERGMIVEVIQKNLEGWWKIRYQGKEGWAPASYLKKADILSQKIAAGVAAHVSTNDLEGVSKQQKDQNKENQQGFSPFPEKNKHKAGQRQRPPPRRDLTIPRGQNLPKPPVPPQVEEEYYTIADFQTTIPDGISFQAGIKVEVIEKNSSGWWYIQIDEKEGWAPMTFIDKYKKTSNASRPNFLAPLPNEMAQMKLEDGAANNGAPDDNWSKPLPDEPSVTVDFAARPKLRDWKSGVGKSPAFSGPLPPAPASPPVEEKPALPPRRESINKSMDSEVVVEKPRIPDLSKPLPPKPPVPGVIMPLVAPKSAPLKPDKPPEPKRGEEKSKALHLRNEMGLECGHKVSAKEVKKFNLKPVPKQPPKPKPEPAEEKAEAVPPAPFLKPKPMIRPKPVPAAKPEVAAENKLDITNLRSKLRPSKPAEPPGAANSEAAAHNEPSSPVSVVLNNSRSADEPRCPPKQQNGHDAPVPPRPAAKEPPQRPMAAPRRPPPPKKTDEPSSPTETKPPAKEDRKPSAPPPQSRPPPPKPKAPPIKDKEKEEPKARMPIPPKPQVKSEKPGPPRDKLPPLIKDPSKEELFLAVADFDGDDQTPSFREGTVFEVMERDNSGWWFCKNIVTVTESWIPSNYLTKKH is encoded by the exons GCTTGTTTAGAAGAGTTCAT TTTTATGATCACATGATGCTTAAATGTGTGGTTGGTTCTGTTTGTGTCCAGGCACTCATCCAGCTACCGGTCTACATCTCCCAGTGCGAGGAAGTGCGTGTGTTCTTTGAGACTCGACCTGAGGACCTCAACCCCCCCTCTGA AGAGCCTGTTGGAAAAAAGAAGTCAG GAGGAGACTCTAGTGGAGCAGATGGGCTGGTTCTGGACCAGTATGTGGCCGTCACCAACTATGAGAAGCAGGAGAGCTCGGAGATCAGCCTGCATGTGGGCCAGGTGGTGGAGGTCATTGAGAAGAATGAGTCtg gatggtgGTTCGTGAGCTCAGAGGATGCCCAAGGTTGGGTCCCGGCCACCTGTCTGGAGGCACAGGATGACCCTGATGATTTCTCTATGCCTGGAGAAGAAG AGGAGAAGTATTCTGTGATCTACCCGTACGCGGCCCGAGATCAAGACGAGATTGACCTGGAGAGGGGCATGATTGTGGAGGTCATCCAGAAGAATCTGGAGGGATGGTGGAAGATCAG gTACCAGGGGAAGGAGGGCTGGGCCCCCGCCTCCTACCTGAAGAAGGCCGACATTCTGAGCCAGAAGATAGCCGCTGGGGTGGCAGCACATGTCAGCACCAACGACCTGGAGGGTGTCTCCAAGCAGCAGAAGGATCAGAACAAGGAGAACCAACAAGGCTTCTCTCCGTTCCCAGAGAAGAACAAGCACA AAGCAGGCCAGAGACAGAGACCACCACCACGTCGTGATCTCACCATC CCTCGGGGGCAGAACCTACCCAAGCCACCAGTGCCTCCGCAGGTGGAAGAGGAGTATTACACCATTGCAGACTTCCAGACCACAATCCCAGATGGCATCAGCTTCCAGGCAGGCATCAAAGTGGAG GTGATTGAGAAGAACTCCAGTGGTTGGTGGTACATCCAGATTGACGAGAAAGAAGGCTGGGCCCCCATGACCTTCATAGACAAGTACAAGAAGACCAGCAATGCCTCCCGGCCCAACTTCCTGGCGCCTCTGCCCAATGAGATGGCACAGATGAAGCTGGAGGATGGTGCTGCCAACAACGGTGCCCCAGACGACAACTGGTCCAAGCCCTTGCCGGATGAGCCATCGGTTACCGTCGACTTCGCCGCTCGGCCTAAACTGCGGGATTGGAAGTCGGGTGTTGGCAAGAGTCCAGCGTTCTCGGGTCCACTTCCCCCGGCGCCAGCCTCGCCTCCCGTGGAGGAGAAACCAGCGCTGCCCCCCCGCAGGGAGTCCATCAACAAGAGTATGGACAGCGAAGTGGTGGTGGAGAAGCCCCGCATCCCTGACCTGTCCAAGCCCCTGCCACCGAAGCCACCCGTCCCCGGGGTTATCATGCCCTTGGTGGCACCCAAGTCGGCTCCCTTGAAGCCGGACAAGCCGCCCGAGCCCAAGCGGGGCGAGGAGAAGAGCAAGGCACTGCACCTCCGCAATGAGATGGGCCTGGAGTGTGGCCACAAGGTGTCCGCCAAGGAGGTCAAGAAATTCAACCTGAAGCCCGTGCCCAAGCAGCCGCCCAAGCCCAAGCCGGAGCCGGCCGAGGAGAAGGCGGAAGCCGTCCCTCCAGCACCCTTCCTCAAGCCCAAGCCCATGATCCGACCCAAACCGGTCCCGGCGGCCAAACCCGAGGTGGCGGCAGAGAACAAGCTGGACATCACTAACTTGCGGAGCAAGCTGCGACCGTCCAAACCTGCCGAACCTCCCGGCGCGGCAAATTCAGAAGCGGCTGCGCATAATGAGCCCTCATCACCCGTCAGCGTGGTCTTGAACAACAGCAGATCCGCTGACGAGCCTAGGTGTCCTCCGAAGCAGCAGAACGGCCACGACGCCCCGGTTCCCCCGAGGCCGGCCGCCAAAGAGCCTCCGCAGAGGCCCATGGCTGCACCCCGCCGACCCCCTCCACCCAAGAAGACCGATGAACCCTCCAGCCCAACCGAGACCAAACCCCCTGCGAAAGAGGACAGGAAACCCTCCGCCCCACCTCCCCAGAGCCGGCCACCTCCTCCCAAACCCAAGGCGCCTCCTATCAAAGACAAGGAGAAAGAGGAGCCAAAGGCCAGAATGCCCATTCCGCCCAAACCGCAGGTGAAGAGCGAGAAGCCAGGCCCGCCACGGGACAAGCTCCCGCCGCTCATCAAAGACCCGTCCAAGGAGGAGCTCTTCCTGGCCGTGGCCGACTTCGACGGCGATGACCAGACGCCCAGCTTCCGTGAGGGGACCGTCTTCGAGGTGATGGAGCGTGACAACAGCGGCTGGTGGTTCTGTAAAAACATCGTGACCGTGACGGAGAGCTGGATACCCTCCAACTATCTAACCAAGAAACATTAG